Proteins encoded together in one Chrysemys picta bellii isolate R12L10 chromosome 22, ASM1138683v2, whole genome shotgun sequence window:
- the LOC112061234 gene encoding NFIL3 like protein-like, which translates to MEGLSSPGQCVAGGPSPEGVMQRARALKGKTSASCRRKREFISDEKKDASYWEKRRKNNEAAKRSREKRRFNDLVLESRVLALNEENLRLKTELLQLKLRFGLISTAAFVERSQQLSAASSGYSSASSRAPHSEDSSETEQSGRDAAGAKYSPRGSLSDMSDGSSRDSPLPRTPGEAEAVSRARGDDVALRPPDPQAPASRGVILFSANGFTTVEPPRAWEAPGRGDGAEDEEEEKALGSYAQQIPGGRHGDCEAYCQQGELQGPPEAYGCPRAEGYGAPAGFLGEEEAREARPEPMEMAVEPSSPFAGYSSEESGEEPGWGCPPAPYPPAPDVKLAALPHKLRLKCRAHSSGGQDLGPEPGATGCQQEAPADWESERHEEMAALVRQALLLNGHTPAAGALDRLLYCSPPPPSDRPEPGDFAGGWRGSCHNEGARPI; encoded by the coding sequence ATGGAGGGTCTCAGCTCGCCTGGCCAGTGCGTGGCAGGGGGCCCCTCCCCGGAGGGCGTGATGCAGCGGGCCCGGGCGCTGAAGGGCAAAACCAGCGCCAGCTGCCGGCGCAAGCGGGAGTTCATCTCGGACGAGAAGAAGGACGCCAGCTACTGGGAGAAGCGCCGGAAGAACAACGAGGCGGCCAAGCGCTCGCGGGAGAAACGGCGCTTCAACGACCTGGTGCTGGAGAGCCGGGTGCTGGCGCTCAACGAGGAGAACCTGCGCCTCAAGACGGAGCTGCTCCAGCTTAAACTGCGCTTCGGGCTCATCAGCACCGCCGCCTTTGTGGAGAGGAGCCAGCAGCTCAGCGCCGCCAGCAGCGGCTACTCCAGCGCCTCCTCCCGGGCCCCGCACTCGGAGGACTCGTCCGAGACGGAGCAGTCCGGCCGGGACGCCGCCGGGGCCAAATACTCGCCGCGGGGCTCCCTCTCCGACATGTCCGACGGCTCCTCCCGGGACAGCCCGCTGCCGCGGACGCCGGGGGAGGCGGAGGCCGTGAGCAGGGCCCGGGGGGACGACGTGGCGCTGCGTCCCCCCGACCCCCAGGCCCCGGCCTCCAGGGGTGTCATCCTCTTCAGCGCCAACGGCTTCACCACGGTGGAGCCGCCCCGAGCCTGGGAGGCGCCGGGGCGGGGGGACGGGGCGGAGGACGAAGAAGAGGAGAAGGCCCTGGGGAGCTATGCCCAGCAGATTCCCGGGGGTCGCCATGGCGACTGTGAGGCCTattgccagcagggggagctgcagggccccCCCGAGGCGTATGGCTGCCCACGGGCTGAGGGCTACGGCGCCCCTGCTGGCTTCcttggggaggaggaggcgcggGAGGCCAGGCCGGAGCCCATGGAGATGGCGGTCGAGCCGAGTTCCCCCTTCGCGGGTTACTCCAGCGAGGAGAGTGGGGAGGAGCCCGGCTGGGGATGCCCGCCTGCCCCCTACCCGCCCGCCCCGGACGTCAAGCTGGCCGCCCTGCCCCATAAGCTACGCCTCAAGTGCCGGGCCCACAGcagcggtggccaggacctgggcccTGAGCCTGGCGCCACCggctgccagcaggaggcacccgCCGACTGGGAGAGCGAGAGGCACGAGGAGATGGCGGCCCTGGTGCGGCAGGCGCTACTCCTCAACGGGCACACCCCTGCCGCCGGCGCCCTGGACAGACTCCTCTactgcagccccccacccccctcagacaGGCCGGAGCCTGGGGACTTCGCCGGCGGGTGGAGGGGCAGTTGCCACAATGAGGGCGCCAGGCCCATATGA